The proteins below come from a single Danio aesculapii chromosome 25, fDanAes4.1, whole genome shotgun sequence genomic window:
- the gatd1 gene encoding glutamine amidotransferase-like class 1 domain-containing protein 1, translating to MTSKPTCLIVASAASAGVSARSFQQCFNLCSPVFNLQTATPGGKSIDFTGVDDSTARWVQEFSIKPYANPAKLESIDGARYQALLIPDCPGAMNDLAHSGSLARILSHFISQQKPMCAVGQGVSALCCATEEQKWIFSKYSMTGPSVFELVRSSEFANLPLIVEDFIKDNGGCYTASIEDAVHVVLDRHLVTGQNIQSTTAAVNNLILLCNNR from the exons ATGACATCTAAACCTACATGTCTGATTGTAGCCAGTGCTGCATCTGCAG gAGTTTCAGCCCGATCGTTCCAGCAGTGTTTTAATTTGTGCAGTCCGGTGTTTAATTTACAGACGGCGACCCCTGGG GGTAAATCGATCGACTTTACCGGTGTGGACGACAGCACTGCCCGATGGGTGCAAGAGTTCAGCATCAAACCCTACGCAAACCCGGCCAAACTGGAGTCTATCGACG GAGCCCGCTATCAGGCGCTGTTGATTCCAGACTGTCCCGGGGCAATGAATGATCTCGCCCACAGCGGGTCCCTCGCACGAATCCTCTCCCACTTTATTTCACAGCAAA AGCCGATGTGTGCTGTTGGACAGGGCGTATCGGctctctgctgcgccacagaggaGCAGAAGTGGATATTTAGTAAATACAGCATGACTGGG CCTTCTGTGTTTGAGTTGGTGCGCTCTTCTGAATTTGCCAACTTGCCACTGATTGTGGAGGATTTTATCAAAGACAATGGCGGATGTTACACAG CGAGCATTGAAGACGCCGTTCACGTCGTCCTGGACCGCCATCTTGTCACGGGACAGAACATTCAGTCCACAACAGCGGCAGTCAATAACCTGATTCTGCTCTGTAACAACAGATAA